A stretch of Schistocerca americana isolate TAMUIC-IGC-003095 chromosome 3, iqSchAmer2.1, whole genome shotgun sequence DNA encodes these proteins:
- the LOC124605215 gene encoding uncharacterized protein LOC124605215, with the protein MPGRAAALAALRRRQDGPAQALLPQGVGLPPARRRPVDPPRAVQRERAGRAARRLQPQLEPAGPLHGRVRARRQRARAPLPAARCAPSAPLTDAAAAADRGQTTVTTSNE; encoded by the exons ATGCCTGGGCGTGCCGCTGCCCTCGCGGCCCTACGGCGGCGCCAAGATGGCCCTGCCCAAGCCCTGCTGCCACAGGGGGTTGGCCTACCGCCTGCGCGTCGGCGACCA GTGGACCCTCCGCGGGCAGTTCAGCGTGAGCGGGCAGGGCGTGCTGCGCGTCGACTACAGCCACAACTGGAGCCTGCTGGGCCGCTACATGGCCGAGTGAGAGCAAGAAGACAGAGGGCTAGGGCCCCACTACCCGCTGCTCGCTGCGCCCCGTCAGCACCGCTGACGGACGCTGCAGCCGCCGCTGACAGAGGACAGACGACAGTCACCACCTCAAACGAGTGA